The Panicum hallii strain FIL2 chromosome 5, PHallii_v3.1, whole genome shotgun sequence genome contains the following window.
ttattctttcttttttttgcaTTGGTCTCGCCGTCCGACCTGTTTGGATCCTTCGAAGGCTGCTGCTCTGTATCCCTCTCTGTCTGGACTCTGCAGGGAGGgagaaacaaaaaagaaaagaaaagaaatattgCTCTGCAGACTGCAGCATTCTGACCGCGTCAGCTGGACAATATGCGAGAGGAATGTAGAGCCGGAAAGAGAATTCAGCTGCAGAGTTTTCAGAGCCCTGATTGTGATTGGATTGGATTGGGTACTAGCGACCCAACTCCGGTAAAATACCCACGGAGAAAAAGAGGAGCTCCGGTGTTGTTGGAAGGATCCAAGCGGCGCACTGTTCAATGTGGAAGCACGCTGTGTCAGAATTGGCGACGAGGGCACATCACATCGATCGCCCAGTCGCCTGCTTTGACCGGCAGAAATTCACAGCTGAGGCCTGCGAAAATTCACCAGCCTATCCTTGGCTCTACCCTCGCTCTAAAATCCCGTCGAGCGTCGAGTCTGCTCGCCTGATGCTAAAACGCTAGCAGAAACAACTTTTATTACACtagtttctctctctctctctctctctctctctctctctctctctctctcccacgTGAAGCTGCCATGAACCAGAACATTAGAAAGTTACAGCAACCCAAGGAATCCGCGGAGCAGCAGATGGTTTCGAAGAAATCGCACGATTGTTTCTTAAAAAGTTTCAGTAAGAGTGACACAGATTAGTTTAAGAACCGAACCATCCTTGGATTCTCGCGAGCCCATGCTGGCCGTGGTCCTCCACTCCTCTGAAAAAAGACACAAACAAGGGAGCCGGATCTCATTCTCGTGCGCTCTCACACCTTGCTGTCGGCCGTCAACGCACTGTTTGTATGCCAGTCTTCtccccctcgcgccgccgccgagcgaGCGATCCGATCGAGCCGGAGCTGAGTCACCAATTCACCATTGACCCATCCCGCCACATTCCTCACCCCATCCCCCCTCCGTCCCTTCTCCATCCAACGGCCGCCGGCTCACCCGCCTCTTCCAAACATCTTCCCTCCCAGGGCCACTCCATATTAAACCCGAACCGAGAGTCACCATTAAACTAAGCACATGAAGCACAACCATCACAGAAGATAAGCAAGAAAAACCCCCATTCGCGATTCCCTCCAGCTCTCAACCAACTGCGCACGCCTACTGCCTCGTCATTTATAagcctccctctcttctccgcTCCGTCATCGTACACCATTCCCACTAAACCAGCCGTTCCTCTAGGTGTTAGTTACCAGGCAGTTCCAATTCCCAATCACCATGGCTAATCCAAGAACGGTGCTGAcctccgcgccgtcgccgcccggatgctgcccctcctcctcctcctcctcgtcgtcggtGGCGTTCGTGCCGCCGTCGCCATCCGACGGGGAGCTGCTCCGGTCGCTGCACCGCCTCGCGCGGGAcctgtccgccgccgccgccgccgagacgCCGGCCCCGTTCCTGCGCGCCGCGCTCGCGTCCATCACGAGGCGGTCCAAGCTCCTGGCGGCCGCGCTCGACGACCTGGTCGCGTGCGCCGCGGCGGGCGACCTGCCGCGGTCCGCGTCGCTGTGCCTCCGCGAGGTGCTCCTCGTGCTGCAGCGCTTCaaggccctcgccgccgactgCGCCGCGCGGAGCCGGatgcggctgctgctgcagtCGGACGAGATCGAGGAGGAGGTGCGGGAGCTGCACCAGGACCTGGCCACGCTGCTCGACCTCCTCCCCGTCGCCGAGCTGGGCCTCGCCGAGGACGTCGTGGACCTGCTGGCGCTCGCGTCGCGCCAGTGCCGGCGGTTcgcgccggcggccggggcggagCAGGCGCTCAAGGCCAGGGTGCTGTCGCTCATACAGGGAATCGAGCGGGAGATCGTGCCGGAGCGGGAGCGGCTGGAGGAGATCCTGGAGGAGGTGGGCATCAGTGACGCGGCGAGCTGCGGCGACGAGATCGAGAGCCTCGAGCGGGAGATCGGCGACCGCGCCTCGGAGAGGTGGACGGACGCCATGATCGCGCTCGTCGGCCTGCTCCGGTACGCCAAGTGCGTCCTGTTCAGCGCCACGCCCCGGCCTTCAGATTCCAAGCCGAACCCCGAGGTCGAAGAGGAGGCGGAgccaccggcgccgccgccggactTCCGCTGCCCCATCACCCTCGACATCATGCGCGAACCCGTTGTCGTCGCCAGCGGCCAGACATACGACCGCGAGTCCATCGCCCGGTGGTTCGATTCCGGCAAGTCAACGTGCCCCAAGACAGGGCAGGTCCTCACCAATCTGGAGCTCGTGCCCAACAAGGCTCTCAGGAATCTCATCgccaagtggtgccgggggaaCGGCGTCGCCGTGGAGAGCAGTGAGGCCAGCAAGAGCGAGCCGGCGCAGGCGGTGTCCGCGAACAAGGCCGCGCTGGAGGCGGCGCGCATGACGGCAACGTTCCTGGTGAAGAAGCTCTCCATCTCATTCTCCCCTGACGCGGCCAACCGCGTCGTGCACGAGATCCGGTTGCTGTCCAAGTCCGGCAACGACTGCCGCGCGTTCGTCGGAGAGGCCGGGGCCGTGCCGATGCTGGTGCCCCTGCTCTACTCCGAGGACGCGGGGCTCCAGCTGAACGCCGTCACGGCGCTGCTGAACCTCTCCATCCTCGAGGCCAACAAGAAGCGCATCATGCACGCCGAGGGCGCCGTGGAGGCGGTCACCCACATCATGAGCTCCGGCGCGACGTGGCGCGCCAAGGAGAACGCGGCGGCTGCCGTGCTTAGCCTGGCGTCCGTCCACACCTACCGGCGCCGCCTCGGCCGGAACCTGTCCATCGTGGAGAAGTTAGTGCACCTGGTGCGCACCGGCCCGACGAGCACCAAGAAGGACGCATTGGCCGCGCTGCTGTCGCTGGCCGGCGAGCGGGAGAACGTCGGGAAGCTCGTGGACGCCGGCGTGGCGCAGGTGGCCCTGTCGGCGGTCAGCGAGGAGGAGACCGCGGCCGCGGTGCTGGCCGCATTGGCGaagcgcggcggcgcggaggcgatCGTGGGCATGGAGGGCGCCGTGGCGCGGCTGGTGGCCGAGATGCGTCGCGGCACGGAGTGGGGCCGGGAGAACGCGACGGCAGCGCTGGTGCTCCTGTGCCGGCGTCTGGGGGCGCGCGCGGTGACGCAGGTGATGGCCGTGCCCGGCGTGGAGTGGGCCATCTGGGAGCTGATGGGCACCGGCACGGAGCGCGCCCGTCGCAAGGCCGCGTCGCTCGGCAGGATATGCCGGCGGtgggccgccgcctcggccgccgacgGCGAGCGCGGCAACGGGTGCCCCGCCGGCGCCAGCGTCGTGCCGCCGGCCATGATGGCGTCATGATCGAGTCGCGATGCCGGATAGGATAAGCTCAGAAAAGAAAGGATTCTTTCCTCCTCTTCTCTTTCATCATGTACAAAAAGTTTGCTTAGGCTGTCACGATTCTTTGATCAGAGAGAGATAATGGCGAGTGGCTGATCAACTGTGCATACGGAGACCTCTGTACCAAATGCAAAATTTCCTCCATTTCTACCAGAATTTTAGTCTACGGCAGTTGGCGGTTCTAAACAGCAATGAAAAAAATGGGATTAGTTTGAGACTCCATTTGCTGATCTGTGGCCTGTCATCAAACGAGGATAACAAAAAGAAGAAGAGGTTTGCTCCTGAACCGTCCGGACGTCTGAGCTACTGTTTGGTACAGGAGGGAAAGCAACGGGATTTGTTCCGATTAGCCAGGTGATGGGGCCGTCCCGTCTGCTCTCTGCTCCATCATCCAGCCGTAAACAGAAGCAGGCGAAGCGACCGCGGTGCATTGGCGCCTTTAGTTTTTGGCTATAGGAGTATCATTGATGGGGTGGTTGATGGGTCCCCTGCGGCCTGCGCGAGCGGAGGAGTGATTGCCTGATGATCGGGACCAGGAACCGGCCACCCTTTCACCCTCTGAGGAGGAGATGGTGTCCACGGCACGGTACGGGAATACGGGATGCCCTGGTGCCCAACCGCCTCGCTACGCCACGAGCAGGTGCCGGATGGTTCGCCGGTTCCAGGCTTCCAGCGAAGCGCCGCGCAGCcgaggcgagggcggcgggctgaccgcggccgcgcgccgccggctgcCGACCAGCCGTGGTTTTCTTCTCGGTTTCGATGCTGATGCGGCAGGGCCGGAGAAGAGTGCAGCTTCTTCTCGGATCGCGCGGCGTGTTTCTtgtgcgcgtgcgcgggcgctgggcggctCGTCCTCGTCCTCTTGCGGCTTGCCGAGTTTGACCCGGCCATCTCGATCCAGCTGGGTGCTTTCGTGGCGTTCAAAAGATGGTTTAAACCTTGGGTTTAGGCATATCTTTTCAGGCAAGGAAGCACGACATCTTGCTTCCCAGTGGAAAGCTGAGAGATGCTGTTCCCTGTCATGCTGCACGAAGCATTGCCTTTTCGTTTTCTCCTATTCTAATCGGTGTGGCGCTGTTCTGTCCGTTCTTTGCATCTCTTCACCCAGCCGACTGCAAAGATGACGCGTCGGCAGAGTTGCAGCTGCTTGTTTATCATGAAATCAGATCCGGCGTGTATTGAGTTATTGACAGACACATCCCGTGAAGTCCACTGTTGGAACCATTCCGAAAAACAAGCCAGTTCACGCCGTAATTCCATGTTGACAAGTGCATGGAAGCGATCGTCATCGCGGATGACCTCACCAGAGAAATGCAAGGGTTGACCTAGCTAAAACATACTCCTCTGCAGCTAATTTCTTTAAGAAAGCATCTGTAACCGGCGTCTAGAACAGAGTACTAGTTGGCTTTTCATTTTTAAACGGGCGGCAGGACAGCGTCCTTTTCCATTGAAAGGGTGCAAAACAAGCAGAAGATGCAGAAACTTGGTTGATACAGTCAAGCACTCAAATGGTGTTTATTGCCAAATGGTGAGCACTCGGCCTCTATCTAGAACAGATGCTGAACAGCAGCAGGTGACGGGGAGACCAGTAGGATCACAACCGGAACCATCATCCCTATCCTGTAACCGCATCTATCTCGCCgagtcaagaaggagaaagaACGATGTGAAAGTACATGTCATCAGACTGTAAATATCTGGATTTTTTTCCCGTTCTCCCAAACGGCAATTTGGTCAGTATCACCATCACTCTTTGGTCGATTCACATCGTTGATTAGCCTTAGTAGCATCTTCTTTGCCCTTTTGGACCCGTCGCAGATTGCAACCTCCGCTGCTCGCGAGGAACCCGGTCGGTCTTGCAGCCACAAAGCGGGAGGCGGCGTGGCCGGacgccggcgcgggcggcggccacTCAAACCCGGGCGCGTCCCAAGAAACGGCAACCCCCCGAGTTAAGGCCCGTTGAAATCCGGCGCGGCGCGTTCGTTGCCTGCACATTTCAGTCGTTTCGTGTTCCCCCCGATGGCGATCGATCCCGGCGGCGCCGTTCGTGGGGACGATCGAGCCGCTGATCCGCGGCCACGCCATCCTCCGGCAGGTTGCTGGGCGTGCAAGGCATGGAACTCGCCAAACGCGGCCGGGCGGGCGTCCAGCGGCCGGACCGgtctgctggctgctgctgttCGCCTGTTCCTTGTTGCTGACAGAATTGCAACGTGGAGCACGGGGAGTTCATGGAATTTTGCTTCGTGGAGGCGCCCAAGATCACAAGAGGCAGCTTGCTGGTTACTCAATGCGATTGAGCTTGCcacgctgaggacgaggcgtgGCACACTGGCAGAACACAGGGACGAGTCCCAGTTCCAGTTCTTGCAGTCTTCCAGATGAACTAGCTCGTCCTCCTGACAGGCGGTCAGTTACGTGCCTGAAACTGTTCTGCTGTTGGAGATAATCTTAGATAACCCGAACTATAGGTGTCCAAGCTTGAGTGAATGACAAGATCTTCAGGATATCGCATCGGAGGAAATGGCTCACATCAGAGAAGCTGGAAGAACAAGCCTGACCTGTGAAGACATATCAAACTGAAGTGGCGGAAAACCTCGGGTGCGGTTTCGGCGTGCCAAGCCAGATCGGCAGCCGTCTTGCATATTCTCTTTCACCAGCGCAAGCCTTATCGATTTATCAACTTGTTTGGATTTTCTTGGTGATTATCCTGACAGTATGCCAAGTAGCTTTCAGTCCCCGGAGTGGTCTACATGTCGATTGTTAATTGCCAAAAAATCTCGGATTTGTCAATCTGCATCCCTTTCACCCAGTGAACGTCGCCGTCTTATCCCCCAAGCGATCAATACGAGCTTCTGGCTCCATTCAGAGAAGTGCGCCTGCTCCTGCACTTGTATTGTGCAGTTGCAGGTAAATGAGGGTGTGCAGTTTGCGGAATGCTTCCGCACGTATATTCTAAGATGCTGAACAGTAAAACTGGGTTTGACTTCAAGTACATTCGGCATGTTATTCAGGTTAGCACATCACCAGGTCCAGGGGGTGGTTGATCTTTTTGGTTTTACAAGTGGTGACACCGATGACTAGTGGTGAATCAGGTAGCTTGTTCATTTTTATTTATCTTACCTTGATGGAAATTAGAATTAGTTTGTTTAAATAAGTGTTTTGGTCGATTCAATGATCTACCAAAGCGGAACTTGCATCCCTGCTTCTGCATGCCATCTGGCTGACCTTTgatttttcaaaagaaaaaaaaaggaatagTCATTTTGTGGTTTCTGAGTTGCTTATGTCACGCAGGTTTGAAGTCCAACAGACAACCAACAATTGTATTGCACCGTTTGCAGATGACTGATGATGTGCAGTCTGTGGAATGCTACTGCACATGTATTCTTAGATGCTAACAGTGAAATTGAGTTTGACTTCAAGGACACTCAGCATGTTATGCCATGGAGGTTGATTTTTGCGGGCTTGTCCATGCCATCTGGTTTTCTGGCCTTTAGTTTCTGAAGAAATAGTCATTTGCTGCGTTTCTGAGTTGCTTATACCATGGAGGTTTGCCGTCCAATATTCAGCCAACAGTTGTACTATTAAAATTAAACGTCTCCctcaaggaaaaaaaaaaccctGACATGTCAACCATCCACATGCATCACTTGGTCGACAGCAAATCGAGGAGACTTGAGATAAAATAGACGGCAAAAGAACTGTAGGTCAATAATGGCCAGTGGAGCAGCGGATTGGGTAATACCAAATCATTGTAGATTATGTAAGCAGGGACAGTATTATAATGGAGTACTGATGTTTTAAGGACTATATCTCGAAGCAGACATCTGGTGTTCTACCGTCTGCTAGTTAATGATATGTTATTACGCATGGCTGACAAAATCGATGCGATTTGCTCAGGATAGTTCGTCTAACTAATTGTACTCTGTATGACCGTATCAGGGACAATACCCCAATACAAAAAAAAGCCTGtcaaaaaaaataaaactacAAGATCTTTTCCATCACAACCGTCAGAACCATGAGGTCGatagaagagaaaaaaaatagaGCAAGGAAGATCTGGAAGAACTTTGATCGCACAATAAGACTACAACAGCGCTCATCCGAAGGACGCATGCCTAAAAATGCTTGAGAAACATTGGACAGGGCAAGGGTCTGTGCGCCTGTGCCCTGAGCCCCATTGAAATATGCCCTACAGCACtattctttttttaaaaaaacgaTACAGCACTATTCTTCTTCTAGGTTGTTCCCCCTCGTTTAAAATTCAGATGAGGAAGAAACAGAACATGCGATAAGGCTTTAGGCAGAAAGGGCCGTGTGATTGTATCGGGGGCCCAGTGACCTGGAAAGGCGTAGGCTCGGCCCGTTCGGTCGGTCAGGCGACCGAAAAAGAAAATACTATACCTCATACTGGGTATGCAGCACTATGAAGCCCAGCAGATAATTTGTTTGCATCAGGGCCCAAAATTGATTATATTTTTGGCCCATGAGGCTTTCCGCATGCAAGCATTGTGTTACGCGCAACATAAGATCCCTTCgtcctctcaaaaaaaaaaacataagATCCCTTCGTGAACTGAACTGAaacaaggaaaaaaaaacaacaATAGTGCTATATAGTATGTTATTACTGACACATGCTAGCACAGCTTTGCAAGAGACATAAAGAACGTGGCTGTACACGTGACTATTTCCTCTATTTCTATTTACATATCGTATTAGATTTATTCTAAATTAAATTTATCTAACtttaaccaaatttatagaaataaTAATAATTTACAATAtcaaatttattttatta
Protein-coding sequences here:
- the LOC112893962 gene encoding U-box domain-containing protein 16-like; protein product: MANPRTVLTSAPSPPGCCPSSSSSSSSVAFVPPSPSDGELLRSLHRLARDLSAAAAAETPAPFLRAALASITRRSKLLAAALDDLVACAAAGDLPRSASLCLREVLLVLQRFKALAADCAARSRMRLLLQSDEIEEEVRELHQDLATLLDLLPVAELGLAEDVVDLLALASRQCRRFAPAAGAEQALKARVLSLIQGIEREIVPERERLEEILEEVGISDAASCGDEIESLEREIGDRASERWTDAMIALVGLLRYAKCVLFSATPRPSDSKPNPEVEEEAEPPAPPPDFRCPITLDIMREPVVVASGQTYDRESIARWFDSGKSTCPKTGQVLTNLELVPNKALRNLIAKWCRGNGVAVESSEASKSEPAQAVSANKAALEAARMTATFLVKKLSISFSPDAANRVVHEIRLLSKSGNDCRAFVGEAGAVPMLVPLLYSEDAGLQLNAVTALLNLSILEANKKRIMHAEGAVEAVTHIMSSGATWRAKENAAAAVLSLASVHTYRRRLGRNLSIVEKLVHLVRTGPTSTKKDALAALLSLAGERENVGKLVDAGVAQVALSAVSEEETAAAVLAALAKRGGAEAIVGMEGAVARLVAEMRRGTEWGRENATAALVLLCRRLGARAVTQVMAVPGVEWAIWELMGTGTERARRKAASLGRICRRWAAASAADGERGNGCPAGASVVPPAMMAS